A window of Quercus robur chromosome 12, dhQueRobu3.1, whole genome shotgun sequence genomic DNA:
AGAAACCCGAAGCTGGCTGGTGATATTTTGAATCAAGCTTGGGAGTTCGTTCATTGTGGGGCAACGCCGAAAGCCTTTATGCAGAAGACGCTGAGAAGGATTTGTTGGGAGAAGCCGCTTGAAGGATGGTTGAAGCTGAATACAGATGGCTCGGTGGAAGGTGGAAGTGGTTTGGCTTGCTGTGGTGGGGTTATTAAAGATGCTAATGGGCAGTGGGTAAGAGGTTTCAGCAAAAGGATTGGCGTTACTaccatttttgttgttgaactaTGGGGTTTGAGGGAGGGGTTGTTGTTGTGATCGAGCTAGATGCTGAATCCGTTGTGCTTGCTCTCAAAAATCCTTCCTATGCTAACAATTTTATCTCCCCTATTTTGGATGACTGTAGATTGCTAGTTTCTCATATGCCTCAAATTCAGATTAAACATTGCTTCCGCCAAGCTAACCGCTGTGCTGACAGACTTGCTAGAATAAGCTTCAAACAGATTCCTGATTTCTCTTTATTTGATAGTTTGCCTGTGGACATGATTGATGTGTATGAGAATGACCTCAATGGAATGTATTTCGATAGATTAtgtcttgaaatttttttttccgcttagtttgttttaatgaaTCGTcgttcaccaaaaaaaaaagaaaaaaaaagtttaatgaaatttttattaaaactctcaaaatactTCTATATATtcaatcatttattttaaaataggggtcaagtagtaatattgtcataaaatgattacaTTCCATTCCTCTCATGTTACTCCCagacaagattacttacattccattcattttcattcatttattttaaaacattcaatcaaggttacttaattctattctattcttttccattcatttcttttgcttaaatacattatattctattcccttatgatcattctattcccttatgaactcccaaacaaagTATTAGAGATgaataatctatatatctatataaaaccgaaacttttgctggcaccacaattttccacgtcagcacaatatttaaaaaataaaaaataaaaacaaaaacattataactcctcaaaaccctagcaaccttacccctctctcaagttaagaaatataaaaccacggtttctgcaaactctcaaaataaaaacattataactccttaaaaccctagcaaccttacccctctctcaagttaagaaatataaagccacggtttctgcaaactctctctctctccagacgtagaaagccctaaacgcacgatatagcattcaagatctacaacgcatggtatagattttagcttataaagtttagcttttgtaaggttagcccctctctcaagttaagaaatataaagccacggtttctgcaaactctctctctccagacgtaggaagccctaaacgcacggtatagcattcaagatctacaacgcacggtatagattttagcttataaagttcagcttttgtaaggttagttttgtttatatattaattaatacatagtactttgttcaccattgaatactcatataatcaatttccaatttagTGTTcgagaattaaaccaaaattctaactgcactatcataaaatattattattagtatgaattttatggagttgcgatgttcaggaattaaaccaaaattcttttaaattatctataatattttgtcttccgaaaattttctctctttgattttagtatattgtgtttcttaagctatagagagattttctttggtttctgcaaactttctctctctccagatgtaggaagccctaaatgcatggtatagcattcaagatctacaactcacaatataaattttagtttataaagttcagcttttgtaaggttagtttatttatatattttgatagagAAACATGTACAATGTGGTACGGCTTAATAATCGCATTAATAGCCAATAGTTAATACCAtttgcaaattcaattcatggagttgcaattttcattaaattgttCTATGGCTTGAAGCACTTGCATTTTAACAAATTGGACATGTCTTTAaagtccttttatttctttgggggggaaaaaaaaaggagaggatatGTTAAAACTTGGCATCATCAACTTATAAGAGAGGATATGTTGCTCATAAAGATGTATGCACATGATCTACTTCCCTTTGCTTTTAGTGAAAGATTAAATGCACGCCAATGTTGAGATcaaccactctaaaaaaatagtctgtgaaatcataaaatattattattagtatgaattttatggagttgcggtgttcaggaattaaattttaaggcttagttgcacaatatgtataaatttttcagaaggctactttaaatagtaagtcaatgtgtctcttacatttgggtattaattagaattgttttcaaatgattgtaccaataaaggtgaatgtgtataaattttgtttaactatcccgtgcatcgcacgggttagcgactagttatttcTCATTTAAAAGAATAACGATTCACAAGAAATGATTAttccttataataaaaacataaccaaactactGAATAGTTAGACCAtatgaataattattatattacagtTCTttttacagtctaccaaacataccATTAAACAATATTCACaactctaacaaaaaaaaaaacaatattatcttttcaagaataattaaaattcaaactCATTGATGAATATTATCGCATATGTTGGAATTGTTAGGTGGAATTTGACAAAAGGAAGCTAAGGTATAAGTTCTAAAACAATtcactcttattttttttaccttaaaaaaaaaaaaaaaaattctaaacaactACATTGATTGTGCAAATTATCTTccttgttttttatatttatttaattatatttttttgggttttggtccCCGCACTAGCTTAAAgcccaaaagaaagaaaagaatgggTATCACACATAACACATTAGTACATTTActtgcacatatatatatatatatatatattgatatattcTCAGGCGACGCTATCAAGCAACGGAGTTCCAAAAGCTGACGTTATTTCTTACTActatttccctctctctctccccctctctttaaaaaaaaaaaaaaaaaaaaatcccaaatcccaacaaaaaaaaaaaacaaggtgaCAAAGAACAGACGCACACGCGGCACACAGATACCGATTTATATAAAGAGCGAAAAAGCCAACCCCAAACCCAATCAAGACGACACCGTTTCATCTTCATCGCCTACCTCCCTTGTTTTTCCCATCTGCTACTGTATGACCTCTCTTGAGCTTCTTTCGTATCTGTATTTTCATGTCTAATGTTTGTTTGATAATTTACTGCTTCAAAAATTGGATGATTGTTGTGGTGGGTGGGTTTCCATTTTCTATTGTTAGATTTCATTGTTCTTGATTCTTGATGATTAGTCAACGTTCATATTCTAgggttttattttgattttgaatttttttttttggttaaaatctTGAATATGTTGCTTTCATTGTCTTAACATTATTGATTGAatggaaaaaaaggaaaattccacTTAGaacagattttattttattttatttttggaattttaatgCTTTGTAATCTTAACAGTtcttaatattactattttgggagaaaaattaagaaattagaACTTAGGATATAATAAAATGGCGGAAAAGAATACGTGTCCAAATTTTAGGACTAAggtttggttgtttttgttggagaaattagaaatttagagttttcattttatttttatttttacactttgaattttttgttatgtttaaaTTTCTCTACAAAGTAATGGAGGGTTATGTTCATTTCTATTCTGTTGTTTGAGGAAGAttgtttttttaactcatttttattatgttttataGGTTGGATGAGCTTATAGTTTTATACTTTGTGGTTTgaggtatttttttttgtctcgtTAACTTTATATGGTATAGGTTTGGTGATCCTATAAAGTTTACTGTGGTGGCCAGTGAAATGGTGATTATAAATCAATGCATGTAAattaagtcctttttttttccctgattaAACTGCATCTTACCTCTTTTGGTTTTACTCAAATCAGAGAAAGGTGGTTTGTTTGTACTGACTTGCATCTAGTTGGATGTTAATAAATCAGAGGGAAAGAATGAGACTCAAATTTCagctttcatttttgtttttgttttttgttttttgttttccaaaattaATAACTAATCTCATCCAAGAGTTGTAACATGACTCCCACTTGTGTTGAGGTTTTGTTTTTGCATGTTAAAGCAATGAAAACCCCTATATTCCATTTCTTGTTTGTTCTGCAATGGTAAAAACAAGTCTGATTCAGTTACTTTGCTTTTGAACAGAGTGGAAATTGCTAATTTCCTCACATCTAGTGGTGCCGAGTAATTTAAGTTGTTCATTACAAGTTGACGAGTCTTTAGGAAAAGATAACATTTGTTTCAGCAAAGTTGGGACTGGGATGTAAACACAGTATACTTGTTATACAAGTCTATGTTTTCCTTATTCCTTACTGGGTTGGTGGACTTAGATGGGTGTTCCCTCAACGGAACTACATTGTGAAGGAACTGATACTTGTCCATTATTGATGGAGCGACCAGAACACACGGATAGTAGTGAGCACATTATTGACATAACTGGGAGTGATAATGCTTCCCCATCTAGCTTGCCTCATGATAGACATTCTAATACCATAAATGCATCACAACTTGAAGACAGACCTTCAAGTATCGTGAGAGCTCCCATTTCTCAACCCACAATTTCTTCCACGAATGGATCAAATTCTAGGAATTCCTCATTCATAAGGAGAGGGGAAGCCCGTCGGCGTAGGAGTCCTTTGAATTCTGGGTTATGGATATCTATTGAACTAGTTCTCACTGTGAGCCAGATTGTTGCATCTGTTGTTGTTTTGTCTGTGTCAAGGAATGAGCATCCACATGCACCATTGTTTGCATGGATTGTCGGATATGCATCTGGATGTGTTGCCACCCTCCCACTTCTTTATTGGCGCTATCGTCATCGTAACCAGGCTTCAGAGCAAGATTCGTCTCAAGCCCGTCAGGCTTCTTCTCAGATTAATGTTCCTGCAGGGCCATTTTCTCTGTCTGTTACTAGGAATGCAGAAGGAGAAAATCTTCAGTCTGCTGTTGGATCCCCTGGAAGCAATCAACATTCAGGCATATTGAGTGCAAGGTATGGGTTTGTAATTGTTGCTTTAAGCTGATTACGCTTGGATTTTTTTGCACATGTTTTCCTTGTAGGACAAATGTACTCTACCATTTGTGATGAAGCATTAAATTGCATGAGTGATTTTTGCCATTTCAGACACCTTAGTTCAAAGATTGACCCAAGTTTATGCAACACTTACTGCTATGCGTTGGCTGGTGTAGTAGATGCCAGGTTCTTTGAAGGATTGTGGCCACAGTTTTGGCTATGAATGCAATACTGATGTTTCAGAAGATATGATGATTATGTGGTggatttggaaaattttatatCACATGTAACATGCATATGAAGTCTTTCAGTTCCACAccccccctccctttttttttctgagtGAGTTCTGTGAGTTTGAGAAGTGCACACCTTTTTGGGCTGTCAAAATCGAGTTAGTTGGTCATCTTGTGATGTCATGAGAATTCAGTCACTAGTGGAGACACTAAGTAAATAGAATTTCATTAGAAAACCACAGTATCTTTTGCGTGGCCATTTTCTAAAGAACATTGGATGTATTTTAATTAGTCCCTTATCTGCACTTTTAGCCTTGTTGATATCCAGTTAAAGAGACAGCACAGAAACAATTCAGTGCATTGGCCATTGGCTAAGGGCTAATCTAATAGATTTCTGAATGTTAGGAGCCCGTGCTGCCTAGAACTTAGAATCCCTCAGTTCTTAATGTCGGTGTTAAAAAATACAGGCAGTGGCCCAGGATCTTTTTGGAATTTTAGTTATTCAAGTGTTTGTATGTGGTCCCTCAGAGTTGTTCTTTGAAAAGTTGCGTTCCTACTCATGTACAGCCAAATGGCACACTTTTATAAGACTTCACtctttctgtgttttttttttttttttaatttaatatttccTGAAAGCATAGTTTCATAGTTATTTAACCCAGACCCTTCAGACCTGTTAAATTGATGAACCATTACCTAGGCCAATTCGAGTCATTAATCAGACCGTTAAACAGATGGGTTACTTGTAACTTGTTTAACCCAGATGGTTTCTTAAAACCATCTTGATTTTTTCATATACTCCAAATCACTtatttgtatgatttttaaaatgaattttaattgttttgcatttttgttttgtgaaaaaaattgctatattaaggaaagaaattaacaaatacaaaatcttccatgatttttttttaatataaaatttcaaaatggtttaaattattttcatttcaattttttgactttttcataatatttttcttcaaatgaattatttcttatatttgtGCTAACATTCtcaataatataatttcttatTTCATAATTGTATCTTTTGATCATATATTTCCTTAATAATTTAAACTCAATATTCTTTTGTGTCTTATCTTTTAGGCATTTGTTTGAATATTgactatatatttaatataatgtAATTTAAGGATTTGATCATTAAAAAAAGTTGTTGAGCTCTTTATGTTTGCCTTTTACAAAAAGTTCTCAATAATTAAGATTGTGTTAAGGGGTATACTAGATATCAataacatgagagagagagagagagagtacttgAGGACCCAAGGAAAGCGgagaatttttctttctttgggtGAGCAACAACAAACAGTGGGGCTTttaggatttatttttttaattgtaggTTAAGGAATAATTATCATAGacctttttttaagaaataattgtTTCTCATTTGAAAGAGTAACTATTTTTAAGGAATAGCTATAACCTGCAAgcaaaacataaccaaacaacaaaatagttattccttaggaATAGCTATTCCATTACAGTGTTTATTCCTATGTACTAAGCGTGCCCAACTTTGGTAGGAGAGTCAAtattggattttttcttttctttttaaataagctCATTTTTGTTTAGCAGGATCAAGGTACTAGTGGAATACTTTAAAATGGCCTTGGATTGCTTCTTTGCGGTTTGGTTTGTGGTTGGCAATGTATGGATCTTTGGAGGTCACTCATCTGCTGACGGGGCTCCTAATTTGTACAGGTATCACTCTGACATCTATTACTTTTGAGCCTTTTTGTCTCTGCTTTATTTTAGGGCACATCCCATTTCTGTCTTTTGTAAGAGTTCTTCCCATTTATGCTTTTGTGAGAGCACTTCCCATTTCTGCATCTTTTTGTTTTACAGGTTATGTATAGTGTTTCTTACCTTCAGCTGTATTGGATATGCTATGCCCTTCATTTTATGTGCTACAATCTGCTGTTGTCTGCCTTGTATAATTTCCGTCCTTGGGTTTAGAGAGGATCTGGGACAGACTAGAGGTGCCACCACTGAATCCATTGATTCTCTTCCAACATACAAgttcaagttgaagaaaagtAGAAGTGGTAATGATAGAGAAAGCAACTCAGGTGTCAATGAAGGTGGAGTTGTGGCTGCAGGAACTGAAAAGGAGCGCGTGATCTCTGGGGAAGATGCTGTAAGTCTTTCTAATTTTCTTCTTGGCCTCCATTGTAAGCCTCCTGTGTTTCTTTGTTTCAGTTACAATATCACAACACACCTCATCATTGTTAgaagactttttctttttctcctaaATGAAAGTGGAACTATAATTGCTATTCCTGTTAACATTTTGGTGAAGATCAGCAATGCCTTCCACATAGTGATCCATATCATGTGATTTAGATCTAATGAAGTGAAAGGCTCATGCCAATGAGTTCTAGCTTAAATGTCATCTCCTGCGCTTGTAAGAGCAAGGTAGACTAGAGGGTGAAGTCATGTGTTCAAGCCCATCGGATGTATGTGTTAgccaacaaaaattaaataaattaaaggcTTATACCTAGAGTTTCATTGTATTTGCATAATGGTGCTTCTGTG
This region includes:
- the LOC126710636 gene encoding E3 ubiquitin-protein ligase At1g63170 isoform X1, translated to MGVPSTELHCEGTDTCPLLMERPEHTDSSEHIIDITGSDNASPSSLPHDRHSNTINASQLEDRPSSIVRAPISQPTISSTNGSNSRNSSFIRRGEARRRRSPLNSGLWISIELVLTVSQIVASVVVLSVSRNEHPHAPLFAWIVGYASGCVATLPLLYWRYRHRNQASEQDSSQARQASSQINVPAGPFSLSVTRNAEGENLQSAVGSPGSNQHSGILSASRIKVLVEYFKMALDCFFAVWFVVGNVWIFGGHSSADGAPNLYRLCIVFLTFSCIGYAMPFILCATICCCLPCIISVLGFREDLGQTRGATTESIDSLPTYKFKLKKSRSGNDRESNSGVNEGGVVAAGTEKERVISGEDAVCCICLGKYANNDELRELPCSHFFHKECVDKWLRINALCPLCKSEVGGSLLGSLSGANGSQNRG
- the LOC126710636 gene encoding E3 ubiquitin-protein ligase At1g63170 isoform X2 → MGVPSTELHCEGTDTCPLLMERPEHTDSSEHIIDITGSDNASPSSLPHDRHSNTINASQLEDRPSSIVRAPISQPTISSTNGSNSRNSSFIRRGEARRRRSPLNSGLWISIELVLTVSQIVASVVVLSVSRNEHPHAPLFAWIVGYASGCVATLPLLYWRYRHRNQASEQDSSQARQASSQINVPAGPFSLSVTRNAEGENLQSAVGSPGSNQHSGILSARIKVLVEYFKMALDCFFAVWFVVGNVWIFGGHSSADGAPNLYRLCIVFLTFSCIGYAMPFILCATICCCLPCIISVLGFREDLGQTRGATTESIDSLPTYKFKLKKSRSGNDRESNSGVNEGGVVAAGTEKERVISGEDAVCCICLGKYANNDELRELPCSHFFHKECVDKWLRINALCPLCKSEVGGSLLGSLSGANGSQNRG